The proteins below are encoded in one region of Balaenoptera ricei isolate mBalRic1 chromosome 6, mBalRic1.hap2, whole genome shotgun sequence:
- the ADAM29 gene encoding disintegrin and metalloproteinase domain-containing protein 29 gives MRIILLLHWLGVFLSFSGHTRAEHPQYHSPPEVVIPLKVTHPGRSMKPPGQLSYSLHFGGQRHVLHMNIKKHLLSRHLPVFTYSDQGALLKDQPFVQNDCYYHGYVEGDPESLVALSTCSGGFRGLLQINDVVYEIKPMIFSTKFEHLVYKMDSEETQFPNMKSGFMQEEEIVHQFEFQEIGNSTLKQSHYDGWWIHSFFVEIALVVDNTLYNHFKRNVSKLQEDVFLIVNIVDSIYQVMGMKVLLFGMEIWTKRNQVEVDAVRRSLRDFCHWKANTIDARMAHDTVHLFINKTLRGLSGLGYVAGMCRSHFSCAVVTFANKTLAIIGIAVAHHIGHNLGMFHDTVLCVCSAGYYRCIMRHDNPPIAQFSNCSYSYFWGYSVQQAKCLQYTVYTKDMFSRKRCGNGVVEEGEECDCGSFQHCSKDACCLTNCSLSFGSTCAFGLCCKDCKFLPSGEMCRKEVNECDLPEWCNGSSHMCPDDVYVEDGIPCNDNAYCYEKRCNDRNAQCRQIFGQKAKNANDSCYKQVNTQGDRFGNCGVEGPTYLKCSMLDSLCGRIQCDNVAEIPLLTEHSTVHGTRFNNATCWGTDYHMGMTIPDIGEVKDGTECGPEHVCIGRKCVHLSRLDSNCSPKFCNMRGICNNKHHCHCNYKWDPPNCLKQGNGGSVDSGPPPKRKRIKKIYLALPCLILLLILLCCLLLLCMRKKPKEKKEEVQPQPEKLKQKTQTQHGK, from the coding sequence ATGAGGATCATACTCTTGCTACACTGGCTTGGGGTGTTTCTGTCTTTTTCAGGACACACCCGGGCTGAGCACCCCCAATATCACAGTCCTCCAGAAGTGGTGATTCCCTTGAAGGTAACACACCCTGGCAGAAGCATGAAGCCTCCAGGCCAGCTCTCTTACAGCCTGCATTTTGGGGGCCAGAGACACGTTCTCCACATGAATATCAAGAAGCATTTGCTGTCCAGACACCTCCCAGTGTTCACCTACTCAGACCAGGGTGCTCTCCTGAAGGACCAGCCTTTTGTCCAGAATGACTGCTACTATCATGGTTATGTGGAGGGGGACCCAGAATCCCTTGTTGCCCTCAGTACCTGTTCTGGTGGCTTTCGAGGATTATTACAGATAAATGATGTTGTTTATGAAATTAAGCCCATGATTTTCTCTACCAAATTTGAACACCTGGTATATAAAATGGACAGTGAGGAGACCCAATTCCCAAACATGAAATCTGGTTTTATGCAAGAAGAGGAAATTGTACACCAATTTGAGTTTCAAGAGATTGGTAATTCTACTCTGAAACAAAGTCATTATGATGGCTGGTGGATCCATTCATTCTTTGTTGAAATTGCACTGGTGGTGGACAATACTctatataatcattttaaaaggaaTGTCTCAAAGTTGCAGGAGGATGTGTTTCTTATTGTAAATATAGTGGATTCCATTTATCAGGTAATGGGTATGAAGGTGTTATTGTTTGGTATGGAGATCTGGACTAAAAGAAACCAGGTTGAAGTGGATGCTGTAAGGaggtctctgagagatttttgccattggAAGGCTAATACCATTGATGCCCGCATGGCACATGATACTGTAcatctttttataaataagaCCTTGAGAGGATTAAGTGGTTTAGGCTATGTTGCAGGAATGTGTAGATCACACTTTAGTTGTGCAGTTGTTACTTTTGCAAACAAAACCTTGGCCATTATTGGAATTGCAGTAGCTCATCATATAGGTCATAATTTGGGTATGTTTCATGAcactgtattgtgtgtgtgttctgcAGGTTATTATAGATGTATAATGCGTCATGACAACCCACCAATAGCCCAATTTAGCAATTGTAGTTATTCTTATTTTTGGGGATATTCTGTACAGCAGGCAAAATGTTTGCAGTACACTGTATACACAAAGGACATGTTTTCAAGGAAGCGCTGTGGAAATGGTGTTGTTGAAGAAGGAGAAGAGTGTGACTGTGGATCTTTTCAGCATTGTTCAAAAGATGCCTGTTGTCTGACAAACTGCAGTTTAAGTTTTGGGTCTACTTGTGCTTTTGGGCTTTGTTGCAAGGACTGCAAGTTCTTACCATCAGGAGAAATGTGTAGAAAGGAAGTCAATGAATGTGATCTTCCAGAGTGGTGCAATGGATCATCCCATATGTGCCCAGACGATGTATATGTAGAGGATGGAATACCCTGTAATGACAATGCCTACTGCTATGAAAAGAGATGTAATGACCGCAACGCACAGTGTAGGCAGATTTTCGGCCAAAAGGCAAAAAATGCAAACGACAGTTGCTACAAACAAGTAAACACTCAAGGTGACCGTTTTGGTAACTGTGGAGTCGAAGGCCCTACATATCTAAAATGCAGTATGTTGGACAGCTTGTGTGGGAGAATTCAGTGCGATAATGTGGCAGAAATTCCCCTTCTGACAGAGCATTCGACTGTGCATGGGACTCGCTTCAACAACGCCACCTGCTGGGGTACAGACTACCACATGGGGATGACCATACCTGATATTGGTGAAGTGAAAGATGGCACAGAGTGTGGCCCAGAACATGTCTGCATAGGAAGGAAGTGCGTCCATCTCTCTCGCTTGGATAGTAATTGTTCACCTAAGTTCTGTAACATGAGGGGGATCTGCAACAATAAACATCACTGTCATTGTAACTATAAGTGGGACCCTCCCAACTGCCTAAAACAAGGCAATGGAGGTAGTGTTGACAGTGGCCCACCCCCTAAGAGAAAGAGGATAAAGAAGATTTACCTGGCCCTACCATGTCTTATTTTGTTGTTAATTCTATTATGTTGTCTTCTTTTGCTCTGTATGAGGAAAAAacctaaggaaaaaaaggaagaagttcAGCCTCAACCTGAAAAACTCAAGCAAAAGACTCAGACTCAacatgggaaataa
- the LOC132367618 gene encoding LOW QUALITY PROTEIN: disintegrin and metalloproteinase domain-containing protein 25-like (The sequence of the model RefSeq protein was modified relative to this genomic sequence to represent the inferred CDS: deleted 2 bases in 1 codon) — protein sequence MAVDKALVCVRITLLLLWFGVFLLLSGSFYVGHSQHHGPPEVVIPLRITHIGRGMKPPGWLSYSLRFGGQRHVLHMKVNKLLFSKHLPVFTYTNQYALLEDKPFIQNDCYYQGYVEGVPESLVALSTCLMGLQGILQINNVVYEIKPKSLSTSFEHLLYQMEYGETEFPPRRCGLTDEEIARQLKFQESVNYTLKQSGYEGWWTHRRFLELAVVVDHNRYLHHQSNTSNVQYEVCLVVNEIGNFLQLLDVNVVLTGIEIWSKENLLPTENIRNLLREFCQWKKKSFNTRLPHDIAHVFVKENFGTLLGLAYVGTVCQQRYNCGVDSFTDDKLYDFAYIVSHEIGHNLGMQHDENTCTCGAKACIMFPSKSLATRFSNCSYAAYWNTVAKIKCLHISPNPENIFTQTRCGNSVVDEGEECDCGSMYMCAKDPCCQPDCTLRLGATCAFGLCCKNCDLMPAGYMCRKEENECDLPEWCNGTSYQCPEDVYMQDGTPCTGGGYCYEKRCNNRNEQCRKIFGKEARSTNETCYREVNTRGDRFGNCGLTTTSYIQCRIPDILCGRIQCENVREIPLLRDHSTVHWTHINGVDCWGTDYHLGMTIPDIGEVKDGTECGTEHICIGRKCIFRPSFESGCSPKSCNMNGVCNNRHHCHCNSEWDPPKCLVKGSGGSVDSGPPSGKKEENMKGKSYLLLFCLSFFCFIILFVA from the exons ATGGCCGTGGATAAGGCCTTGGTGTGTGTGAGGATCACTCTCCTGCTGCTCTGGTTTGGGGTGTTTCTGCTCCTTTCTGGATCATTCTATGTTGGGCACTCCCAACACCATGGTCCTCCAGAAGTGGTCATACCCTTGAGGATAACACACATTGGCAGAGGCATGAAGCCTCCTGGCTGGCTCTCTTACAGCCTGCGTTTTGGGGGCCAGAGACACGTTCTTCACATGAAGGTCAACAAGCTTTTGTTCTCTAAACACCTCCCAGTGTTCACCTACACAAACCAGTATGCTCTCCTGGAGGACAAGCCTTTTATCCAAAATGACTGCTACTATCAGGGTTACGTGGAGGGGGTCCCAGAATCCCTGGTTGCCCTCAGTACATGTTTGATGGGCTTACAAGGAATATTACAGATAAATAATGTTGTTTATGAAATCAAGCCCAAAAGTCTTTCTACCTCATTTGAACATCTGCTGTATCAGATGGAATATGGAGAGACAGAATTTCCACCCAGAAGATGTGgattaacagatgaagaaatagcaCGACAACTGAAGTTTCAAGAAAGTGTTAATTACACTTTGAAGCAAAGTGGGTATGAAGGCTGGTGGACGCACAGGCGTTTCCTTGAACTGGCAGTGGTGGTAGACCACAATCGATATCTTCATCACCAAAGTAATACCTCAAATGTGCAGTATGAAGTATGCCTTGTTGTCAATGAAATAGGGAACTTTTTACAACTACTGGATGTTAATGTGGTTTTGACTGGAATCGAGATCTGGTCTAAAGAAAACCTCCTTCCAACAGAAAACATACGTAATCTCTTGCGAGAATTTTGTCAATGGAAGAAAAAGAGCTTTAATACCCGCTTGCCACATGATATTGCACATGTTTTTGTAAAGGAAAATTTTGGTACCCTACTTGGCTTAGCCTATGTTGGAACCGTATGTCAACAACGTTATAATTGTGGAGTTGAtagttttacagatgataaattGTATGATTTTGCATATATTGTGTCACACGAGATTGGTCATAATCTGGGTATGCAACACGATGAAAACACATGTACGTGTGGGGCTAAAGCATGCATAATGTTTCCAAGTAAATCTCTGGCAACTCGATTCAGCAACTGCAGTTATGCTGCATATTGGAACACTGTTGCAAAAATAAAGTGTTTGCACATTTCACCAAATCCAGAGAATATCTTCACACAGACACGCTGTGGGAACAGTGTGGTTGATGAAGGAGAAGAGTGTGACTGtggttccatgtatatgtgtgcaAAAGATCCCTGTTGTCAGCCAGACTGCACTCTGAGACTTGGGGCTACTTGTGCTTTTGGCCTTTGTTGCAAAAATTGTGACTTGATGCCAGCAGGTTACATgtgtagaaaagaagaaaatgaatgtgaTCTTCCAGAGTGGTGTAATGGGACATCCTATCAGTGTCCAGAAGATGTGTATATGCAGGATGGGACCCCTTGCACAGGTGGTGGTTACTGCTATGAAAAGAGATGCAATAACCGCAATGAACAGTGTAGAAAAATTTTTGGCAAGGAGGCCAGGAGCACAAACGAGACTTGCTACAGGGAAGTGAATACCCGAGGTGACCGTTTTGGTAACTGTGGTCTCACAACCACTTcatatatacaatgcagaatCCCAGATATCCTGTGTGGGAGGATTCAGTGTGAGAACGTGAGAGAAATTCCCCTCCTGAGAGATCATTCTACTGTGCATTGGACTCACATCAATGGAGTCGACTGCTGGGGTACAGACTACCATCTTGGGATGACCATACCTGATATTGGTGAAGTGAAAGATGGTACAGAGTGTGGTACAGAACATATCTGCATCGGAAGGAAGTGTATTTTTAGGCCCAGTTTTGAAAGTGGTTGTTCACCTAAGAGCTGCAATATGAACGGAGTCTGTAACAACAGACATCACTGCCACTGCAACTCCGAGTGGGACCCACCCAAATGCCTGGTAAAAGGTAGTGGAGGCAGTGTTGATAGTGGCCCACCCTCtggcaaaaaggaagaaaacatgaaaGGCAAGAGTTACCTGCTGCTATTTTGCTTG tcctttttttgttttattattttgtttgttgct